A section of the Flavobacteriales bacterium genome encodes:
- a CDS encoding protein-L-isoaspartate(D-aspartate) O-methyltransferase: protein MTLRGDDYRSQGARRKLVQELRTKGISAAAVLDAIGQVPRHLFFEDSALRLHAYEDKPFPIGCGQTISQPYTVAFQTQLLEVRRGDRVLEVGTGSGYQTAVLAALGAKVWSVERHRPLYLTTRTRLESLGYKAALYHGDGFQGLPAYAPYDRILVTCGAPFVPEPLVDQLRAGGVLVIPVGEGPVQRMVRIRRMDDVSINREEHGDFRFVPMLADRQ from the coding sequence ATGACCTTGCGGGGTGATGATTACCGGTCCCAAGGGGCCCGGCGGAAGTTGGTACAGGAGCTGCGGACCAAGGGCATCAGCGCCGCGGCCGTTCTCGACGCCATCGGACAGGTGCCGCGGCATTTGTTCTTCGAGGACAGTGCCCTTCGGCTTCATGCCTACGAGGACAAACCGTTCCCGATCGGGTGTGGCCAGACCATTTCGCAGCCGTACACCGTGGCGTTCCAGACCCAGTTGCTGGAGGTGCGTCGCGGGGATCGGGTGCTGGAGGTGGGCACCGGGAGCGGGTACCAGACCGCCGTGCTGGCGGCCCTGGGTGCGAAGGTGTGGAGCGTGGAGCGGCACAGGCCACTGTACCTCACGACCCGCACGCGCCTGGAGTCCTTGGGCTACAAGGCCGCCCTGTATCATGGGGATGGCTTCCAGGGGTTGCCGGCCTATGCGCCGTATGATCGGATCCTGGTCACCTGTGGTGCGCCTTTCGTGCCCGAGCCATTGGTGGACCAGCTGCGCGCAGGAGGGGTGCTCGTCATTCCCGTGGGGGAGGGGCCGGTGCAACGCATGGTCCGCATCCGACGGATGGACGACGTCTCGATCAACCGCGAGGAGCATGGCGACTTCCGCTTCGTACCGATGCTCGCCGATCGTCAGTAG
- a CDS encoding Gfo/Idh/MocA family oxidoreductase codes for MSENRLRIGILGAGHLGRIHLQQALTVEGLEVVGFHDPDPVKCAAVHAEFGISALGSVDAVIEAAQLVDVVTPTLSHHACAMQALAQGRHVFIEKPLANTVEEGRELVRMAEASGLCVQVGHVERFNPAFQAAVPSLKEPLFIEGHRLAQFNPRGTDVPVILDLMVHDLDLVLSTVRSAVTAVHASGVAVVSDSPDIANARIEFANGCVANLTASRISLKNMRKMRFFQRDAYISVDMLAKETEIVRMEAVTGEPDPFAITLDLGGDKGRRAIQFEKPEVPSINAIREELRSFASAVRSGATPAVTIQDGLNALELAHRILERMQENLRRVVPSGHIPGPS; via the coding sequence ATGTCGGAAAACCGTTTGCGCATCGGGATCCTTGGGGCCGGCCATTTGGGGCGCATCCACCTCCAACAGGCCCTGACGGTGGAGGGCCTGGAGGTGGTGGGCTTCCACGACCCTGACCCGGTGAAGTGCGCGGCGGTACATGCGGAGTTCGGGATCTCCGCCCTGGGCTCGGTGGACGCGGTCATCGAGGCCGCGCAACTGGTGGACGTCGTGACCCCGACACTGAGCCATCATGCCTGCGCCATGCAGGCCTTGGCCCAAGGTCGCCATGTGTTCATCGAGAAACCCCTGGCCAACACGGTGGAGGAGGGTCGTGAGCTGGTGCGGATGGCCGAAGCTTCAGGCCTCTGCGTCCAGGTGGGGCATGTCGAGCGGTTCAATCCGGCGTTCCAGGCCGCGGTGCCCAGTTTGAAGGAGCCCCTCTTCATCGAGGGTCACCGGCTGGCACAGTTCAACCCACGCGGCACGGATGTGCCGGTGATCCTCGACCTGATGGTACACGACCTGGACCTGGTGTTGAGCACCGTGCGTTCCGCCGTGACGGCCGTGCACGCGAGCGGAGTGGCCGTGGTGAGCGATTCTCCCGACATCGCGAACGCGCGCATCGAGTTCGCCAATGGCTGTGTGGCCAACCTCACGGCCAGCCGGATCAGCTTGAAGAACATGCGGAAGATGCGCTTCTTCCAGCGGGACGCGTACATCTCCGTGGACATGCTCGCCAAGGAGACGGAGATCGTGCGCATGGAGGCCGTAACGGGGGAACCCGATCCCTTCGCGATCACGCTCGACCTCGGGGGCGACAAGGGCAGGCGGGCGATCCAGTTCGAGAAGCCCGAGGTACCATCGATCAACGCCATCCGCGAGGAGCTGCGGTCGTTCGCCAGCGCGGTCCGCTCAGGCGCCACCCCGGCGGTCACCATCCAGGATGGTCTCAACGCGCTGGAGCTGGCGCACCGCATCCTGGAGCGAATGCAGGAGAACCTGCGGCGGGTGGTACCGTCCGGCCACATACCAGGCCCCTCCTAG
- a CDS encoding sugar transferase produces MDRRAQVIRYVLSDVLSAATAWTLFYLYRKTVLEPLTFGHPVPVELDRNYLTGLVVIPLFWLGLYTMIGGYTDIFRRFRTKELGQTLLISVLGVVVIFFALLLDDEVPDGTYLSRSFVVLFGLHFGLTFLPRFLLTSRTVRMVHERRIGFNTVLVGGNERAVAIHQEIEGMRKSPGNRFVGFVSVNGGDQQLGTTGLPRLGKWTELRRVIAENQVEEAIIAVESSEHEHISRIINELEGTNVRIKIIPDMYDIMAGSVKMTSIFGAPLIEVNPQIMPAWQFALKRLVDIVFSGLALLLLSPVLLVIAVLVRSSGAGPIFFRQERIGRFGKPFRIIKFRSMVADAEQAGPQLSSSTDPRITPIGRFLRRTRLDELPQFWNVLKGDMSLVGPRPERQFFIDRIMEVAPHYRHLHKVRPGITSWGQVKFGYAENVEQMVRRLKYDILYIENMSLAVDLKILAYTVIIMLKGDGK; encoded by the coding sequence ATGGACCGACGCGCCCAGGTCATCCGCTACGTGCTTTCCGACGTCCTCTCGGCCGCCACGGCCTGGACCCTGTTCTACCTGTATCGGAAGACCGTCCTGGAACCCCTGACCTTCGGCCATCCGGTCCCGGTGGAACTGGACCGCAACTACTTGACCGGGCTGGTGGTCATCCCGCTGTTCTGGCTGGGCCTGTACACCATGATCGGCGGCTACACGGACATCTTCCGGCGGTTCCGCACGAAGGAGCTTGGGCAGACCCTGCTGATCAGCGTGCTCGGCGTGGTGGTGATCTTCTTCGCCCTGCTGCTGGATGATGAGGTGCCCGATGGCACCTACCTCTCCCGCTCCTTCGTGGTGCTCTTCGGCCTCCATTTCGGGCTCACGTTCCTGCCCCGGTTCCTGCTCACCAGCCGCACGGTGCGCATGGTGCACGAGCGGCGCATCGGTTTCAACACCGTACTGGTGGGTGGGAATGAACGGGCGGTGGCCATCCATCAGGAGATCGAAGGCATGCGCAAGAGCCCGGGCAACCGGTTCGTGGGATTCGTGAGCGTGAACGGCGGTGATCAACAGCTGGGCACCACGGGCCTGCCGCGCCTGGGCAAGTGGACGGAGCTGCGCCGCGTGATCGCCGAGAACCAGGTGGAGGAGGCGATCATCGCCGTGGAGAGCAGTGAGCACGAGCACATCAGCCGCATCATCAACGAGCTGGAGGGCACCAACGTGCGGATCAAGATCATCCCCGACATGTACGACATCATGGCCGGGAGCGTGAAGATGACGAGCATCTTCGGTGCGCCGCTGATCGAGGTGAACCCCCAGATCATGCCGGCGTGGCAGTTCGCCTTGAAGCGGTTGGTCGACATCGTGTTCAGCGGTCTCGCACTGCTGCTGCTCTCTCCGGTGCTCTTGGTCATCGCCGTGCTCGTTCGGTCCTCCGGCGCAGGCCCCATCTTCTTCCGCCAGGAACGCATCGGCCGGTTCGGCAAACCCTTCCGCATCATCAAGTTCCGCAGCATGGTGGCCGATGCCGAGCAGGCCGGCCCGCAGCTCAGCAGCTCCACCGACCCACGCATCACCCCCATCGGCCGGTTCCTGCGTCGCACCCGGCTGGACGAACTGCCGCAGTTCTGGAACGTGCTGAAGGGTGACATGAGCCTGGTGGGACCGCGTCCCGAACGCCAGTTCTTCATCGACCGCATCATGGAGGTGGCCCCCCACTACCGCCACCTGCATAAGGTCCGCCCCGGCATCACGAGCTGGGGTCAGGTGAAGTTCGGCTACGCCGAGAACGTGGAGCAGATGGTGCGCCGCCTCAAATACGACATCCTCTACATCGAGAACATGAGCCTCGCGGTGGACCTCAAGATCCTCGCCTACACGGTCATCATCATGCTCAAGGGCGACGGGAAGTAG
- a CDS encoding 3-hydroxybutyryl-CoA dehydrogenase (converts (S)-3-hydroxybutanoyl-CoA to 3-acetoacetyl-CoA) yields the protein MNISVIGAGQMGNGIAHVFAQGGYRVTLIDIAQDRLDKAVATIAKNMDRQVAKGGLTEEGKQAALANIATTTDMAAGVRTANLVVEAATENVDLKLKIFRDIDTHAPQGCILATNTSSISITRIAAATHRAGDVIGMHFMNPVPVMKLVEVIRGYDTTDAVTRTIMDLSTAIGKVPVEVNDQAGFVSNRILMPMINEAIETLFQGIGGVAEIDTVMKLGMAHPMGPLQLADFIGLDTCLAILRVLHEGFGNPKYAPCPLLVQMVTAGKLGVKSGEGFYRYTAGSKDLVVAPAFAK from the coding sequence ATGAACATCTCCGTCATCGGTGCCGGCCAGATGGGCAATGGCATCGCCCACGTGTTCGCGCAAGGTGGATACCGGGTCACCCTCATCGACATCGCGCAGGACAGGCTGGACAAGGCCGTGGCCACCATTGCGAAGAACATGGACCGCCAGGTGGCCAAGGGCGGCCTCACCGAGGAAGGCAAACAGGCGGCCCTCGCGAACATCGCCACCACCACCGACATGGCTGCAGGCGTGCGCACCGCAAACCTGGTGGTGGAGGCCGCCACGGAGAACGTGGACCTGAAACTGAAGATCTTCCGCGACATCGATACGCATGCCCCCCAGGGCTGCATCCTTGCGACCAACACCAGCAGCATCAGCATCACCCGCATCGCCGCCGCCACCCACCGTGCGGGCGACGTCATCGGCATGCACTTCATGAACCCCGTGCCGGTGATGAAGCTGGTGGAGGTGATCCGCGGCTACGACACCACGGATGCGGTCACCAGGACCATCATGGACCTGAGCACCGCGATCGGCAAAGTGCCGGTGGAGGTGAACGACCAGGCGGGCTTCGTGAGCAACCGGATCCTGATGCCGATGATCAACGAGGCCATCGAGACCCTGTTCCAGGGCATCGGTGGCGTGGCCGAGATCGACACGGTGATGAAGCTGGGCATGGCGCATCCCATGGGACCACTGCAGCTGGCGGACTTCATCGGGCTGGATACCTGCCTGGCGATCCTGCGCGTGCTCCACGAGGGCTTCGGCAACCCCAAGTACGCCCCCTGCCCCCTGCTCGTACAGATGGTGACCGCAGGCAAGCTGGGCGTGAAGAGCGGTGAGGGCTTCTACCGGTACACCGCCGGCAGCAAGGACCTGGTGGTTGCACCCGCGTTCGCGAAGTGA